Proteins co-encoded in one Luteolibacter sp. Y139 genomic window:
- a CDS encoding 3-keto-disaccharide hydrolase, giving the protein MKSNSILPILFGAGLTAALISAASAGEGYKDTPLIPGSKWHVHDPDRPKPPIVTPGKQFDQMADAPSDAVVLFNGKDFSKWVGEKGDVQWKIENGYAETTHTGRIHTKDEFGDFQLHIEFATPAKVEGNGQGRGNNGVNIYGKYEVQVLDSYNNDTYADGQASAIYGQTPPMVNASRPPGEWQTYDIIFEGPRWDASGKLLKKAYLTVLHNGLIVHNRRELHGDTRYRAVGNYDTPQPPKGFIELYEHGNPVRFRNIWIREIKIPTPEDLGMVPDAK; this is encoded by the coding sequence ATGAAATCCAATTCCATCCTGCCCATCCTGTTTGGTGCCGGCCTGACCGCCGCGCTTATTTCCGCCGCCTCCGCCGGGGAGGGCTACAAGGACACCCCGCTTATCCCGGGCTCGAAGTGGCACGTGCACGATCCGGATCGTCCGAAGCCGCCGATTGTCACCCCGGGCAAGCAGTTCGACCAGATGGCCGACGCGCCGTCCGACGCCGTGGTCCTCTTCAACGGCAAGGACTTCTCCAAGTGGGTCGGCGAAAAGGGCGACGTGCAGTGGAAGATCGAGAACGGCTATGCCGAGACCACCCACACCGGCCGCATCCACACCAAGGACGAGTTCGGCGACTTCCAGCTCCACATCGAATTCGCCACCCCGGCCAAGGTCGAAGGCAATGGCCAGGGCCGTGGCAACAACGGCGTGAACATCTACGGCAAGTATGAGGTCCAGGTGCTCGATTCCTACAACAACGACACCTACGCCGACGGCCAGGCCTCCGCGATCTACGGCCAGACCCCGCCGATGGTAAATGCCTCCCGCCCGCCGGGCGAATGGCAGACCTACGATATCATCTTCGAAGGCCCGCGCTGGGATGCCTCCGGCAAGCTCCTGAAGAAGGCCTACCTCACGGTGCTCCACAACGGCCTCATCGTTCACAATCGCCGCGAACTGCACGGCGATACCCGCTACCGCGCCGTCGGCAACTACGATACCCCGCAGCCGCCGAAGGGCTTCATCGAGCTCTACGAACACGGCAATCCGGTCCGCTTCCGCAATATCTGGATCCGCGAGATCAAGATCCCGACTCCCGAGGATCTCGGCATGGTCCCGGACGCGAAGTAA
- a CDS encoding DUF2334 domain-containing protein — MKKFLLLSLAALALPVSAQTKRIAIIKADDVREVDPKWDRFFKLAEEHGVPVSAGVIGNSFEKQDEKYDEWLKKWEATGKVEYWHHGWDHRRWDEEGKHKSEFNGTGFAQQRDHLVKTQDAAKAALGKPFVAFGSPFNEVDADTAKALNEIPELKMFFCWPQAEPAKELKGKTLLLMTMPGENDGTGKPNFAKFKEVYQRRMADPSFAFCALQFHPGAFAEEGFGEFASIIEFLKAEGWTFMLPGEYAKSLEK; from the coding sequence ATGAAGAAATTCCTCCTGCTATCCCTCGCCGCACTGGCGCTTCCCGTCTCAGCGCAGACCAAGCGGATCGCCATCATCAAGGCGGACGATGTGAGGGAAGTAGATCCGAAGTGGGACCGATTTTTCAAGCTCGCGGAAGAGCATGGCGTTCCCGTCTCTGCAGGCGTCATCGGCAACTCCTTCGAGAAGCAGGATGAGAAATACGACGAGTGGCTGAAGAAGTGGGAAGCCACCGGGAAGGTGGAATATTGGCACCACGGATGGGATCACCGGCGGTGGGATGAAGAGGGGAAGCACAAGTCCGAATTCAACGGCACGGGTTTCGCCCAGCAGCGGGATCATTTGGTGAAGACCCAGGATGCCGCGAAGGCAGCCCTAGGGAAACCCTTCGTGGCGTTCGGCAGTCCCTTCAATGAGGTGGATGCGGACACCGCGAAAGCTCTCAATGAAATCCCGGAACTGAAGATGTTCTTCTGCTGGCCTCAGGCCGAGCCGGCGAAGGAGCTGAAGGGTAAGACCCTGCTCCTGATGACGATGCCCGGCGAAAACGATGGCACGGGAAAGCCGAATTTCGCCAAGTTCAAGGAGGTGTATCAGAGGAGGATGGCGGACCCTTCCTTCGCATTCTGCGCCCTTCAGTTCCATCCGGGCGCATTTGCCGAAGAAGGGTTTGGGGAGTTCGCCTCCATCATTGAATTCCTGAAGGCGGAAGGCTGGACCTTCATGCTGCCTGGGGAATACGCAAAGTCCTTGGAGAAGTGA
- a CDS encoding polyprenyl synthetase family protein: MTTVPQGRSERFPFELVRPQLEKVEASIRDQVRAFDPAVEPYVSYVCNTSGKRIRPALSVLTGGALGGVEENHLKIGVILELIHMATLVHDDIIDGAVTRRMIPTANAKWGAGLSVLLGDALFSHALHLATEFENISICRKVGHASREVCQGEIIQTQRRWDLTLTKADYFRIIEMKTGALFAAATGIAAALSGADAETEARMFDYGMKLGTAYQIYDDCLDLVGSEEDVGKTLRTDLEKGKLTLPILNLLESASESQRAKLNKRIIDQEALDLPVLVGIAEYEGAIESAVDTAANMLGTCRDHLIGLPGSEHVDALEQITWFLAALLEKCRR; this comes from the coding sequence ATGACCACCGTCCCACAGGGCCGCAGCGAGCGGTTTCCCTTCGAACTTGTCCGGCCCCAGTTGGAAAAGGTGGAAGCCTCCATCCGCGATCAGGTCCGCGCCTTCGATCCGGCGGTGGAGCCGTATGTCAGTTATGTTTGCAATACCTCGGGCAAGCGCATCCGCCCTGCCCTCTCGGTCCTGACCGGCGGCGCCCTCGGCGGCGTCGAAGAGAATCACCTCAAGATCGGCGTCATCCTGGAGCTGATCCACATGGCGACGCTGGTGCACGATGACATCATCGACGGTGCCGTCACCCGCCGCATGATCCCGACCGCCAATGCCAAGTGGGGCGCAGGCCTCTCGGTGCTGCTCGGCGATGCCCTGTTCTCGCACGCGCTGCACCTCGCGACCGAGTTCGAGAACATCTCGATCTGCCGCAAGGTCGGCCACGCCTCGCGCGAGGTCTGCCAAGGCGAGATCATTCAGACCCAGCGCCGCTGGGACCTCACGCTGACCAAGGCCGACTATTTCCGGATCATCGAAATGAAGACCGGCGCGCTCTTCGCTGCCGCCACCGGCATCGCCGCCGCACTGTCGGGAGCCGATGCCGAGACCGAAGCCCGCATGTTCGACTACGGCATGAAGCTGGGCACCGCCTACCAGATCTACGACGACTGCCTCGACCTCGTCGGCAGCGAGGAAGACGTCGGCAAGACGCTCCGCACCGACCTTGAGAAGGGCAAGCTGACCCTGCCGATCCTCAACCTGCTCGAAAGCGCCAGCGAGTCGCAGCGCGCCAAGCTGAACAAGCGCATCATCGATCAGGAGGCGCTCGACCTGCCAGTGCTCGTCGGCATCGCCGAATACGAAGGCGCCATCGAGTCGGCAGTCGACACCGCTGCCAACATGCTCGGCACCTGCCGCGACCACCTCATCGGCCTGCCCGGCAGCGAACACGTGGATGCGCTGGAGCAGATCACGTGGTTCCTCGCCGCGCTGCTCGAGAAGTGCCGCCGCTAA
- a CDS encoding redoxin domain-containing protein, with protein sequence MKAIVLSLAFAATAFAADPPTPPVLAIGSPVPDFELPGIDGQKHKLAEYAGAKVLCLIFTCNHCPDAIAAAPRMEQIYKDYKDKGVAVVAINSSSPLGLTPDELGYGAHGDSFEEMPLFAKDSGWTMPYLYDGETQTLSSAVGAQSTPHAFVFGQDRKLAYTGRLDDAQRKKGPVEKSYLRDALDAVLAGQPVKEPVTRSFGCSTKWLWKQAWREKDQKAWEAKPVTIEKLDVETAQKLRANGSGNVRLINFWSTTCGPCVAEFPALVDAYRRFQNRSFDFVSISLDPVSDEAKALKFLEKQHLALSDRTKESVEKDGRKTNNYLFSGDNPDKLAEAIDKEWTGAQPHSVLLSPKGEIVWRHTGAVDPVELRREIVKAMEGMP encoded by the coding sequence ATGAAAGCCATCGTCCTCAGCCTCGCCTTTGCCGCCACCGCCTTCGCCGCGGATCCTCCGACTCCACCGGTACTGGCCATCGGTTCGCCGGTGCCGGATTTCGAGTTGCCGGGGATCGACGGCCAGAAGCACAAGCTCGCCGAATACGCCGGCGCGAAGGTGCTGTGCCTGATCTTCACCTGCAACCACTGCCCGGATGCGATCGCCGCCGCGCCGCGGATGGAGCAGATCTACAAGGACTATAAGGACAAGGGCGTCGCTGTGGTGGCGATCAACAGCAGCAGCCCGCTCGGCCTGACGCCGGACGAACTTGGCTACGGCGCGCATGGCGACTCGTTCGAAGAGATGCCCCTTTTCGCCAAGGATAGTGGCTGGACCATGCCCTACCTCTATGACGGCGAGACCCAGACGCTCAGCTCCGCCGTGGGTGCCCAGTCCACCCCGCACGCGTTTGTCTTCGGCCAGGATCGCAAGCTCGCCTACACCGGCCGCCTCGATGATGCCCAGCGCAAGAAGGGCCCCGTCGAGAAAAGCTACCTGCGGGATGCGCTGGATGCCGTGCTCGCCGGCCAGCCGGTGAAGGAGCCGGTCACCCGCTCCTTCGGCTGCTCCACCAAGTGGCTCTGGAAACAAGCGTGGCGTGAAAAGGACCAGAAGGCATGGGAAGCCAAGCCGGTGACGATCGAGAAGCTCGACGTGGAAACCGCCCAGAAGCTCCGCGCCAACGGCTCCGGCAATGTCCGTCTGATCAATTTCTGGTCCACCACCTGCGGACCCTGCGTCGCCGAGTTCCCCGCCCTGGTCGACGCCTACCGCCGCTTCCAAAACCGCTCGTTCGACTTCGTGAGCATCTCGCTCGATCCCGTCAGCGATGAGGCGAAGGCGCTGAAGTTCCTCGAAAAGCAGCACCTCGCGTTGTCGGACCGGACCAAGGAGTCGGTCGAAAAGGACGGCCGCAAGACCAACAACTACCTCTTTTCCGGCGACAATCCGGACAAGCTGGCGGAAGCCATCGACAAGGAGTGGACCGGTGCCCAGCCGCACTCGGTGCTCCTCTCGCCAAAGGGTGAAATCGTCTGGCGCCATACCGGAGCCGTCGATCCCGTCGAGCTGCGCCGCGAGATCGTGAAAGCGATGGAAGGAATGCCGTAA
- the nrdR gene encoding transcriptional regulator NrdR, with the protein MRCVQCGSFKDKVLDSRMSKDGTTIRRRRECLGCNYRYTTYEQIERTELRVVKRDGAREAVNREKIMSGLVKACEKRPVSMDRLDRAVDEILTELHQDHVSEVPSSVIGAKVMDKLHQIDPVAYVRYVSVYRQFEDVGEFIREIQALERRPSRDPMQRRLFKD; encoded by the coding sequence ATGCGGTGTGTGCAATGCGGATCATTCAAGGACAAGGTGCTCGACTCGCGGATGTCGAAGGACGGCACCACCATCCGCCGCCGCCGCGAATGCCTCGGATGCAACTACCGCTACACCACCTACGAGCAGATCGAGCGCACCGAGCTCCGCGTGGTGAAGCGCGATGGCGCACGCGAGGCGGTCAATCGCGAGAAAATCATGAGTGGCTTGGTCAAGGCCTGCGAGAAGCGCCCCGTCTCGATGGACCGCCTCGACCGCGCCGTTGACGAAATCCTCACCGAACTCCACCAAGACCACGTCTCAGAAGTGCCATCATCCGTCATCGGTGCCAAGGTGATGGACAAGCTCCACCAGATCGATCCCGTCGCCTACGTCCGCTACGTTTCCGTCTATCGACAGTTCGAAGACGTCGGCGAATTCATCCGTGAAATCCAAGCTCTGGAACGCCGCCCCTCCCGCGATCCCATGCAACGCCGTCTCTTCAAAGACTGA
- a CDS encoding alpha/beta hydrolase, which produces MDLPEFRNRVGEKLDTAFHPGNREDVLVLLGHGVTGNKDRPLLIAVAEGLAARGWPCLRISWSGNGSSEGDFRHATITKESRDLRDILEALPSGLKVAYIGHSMGGAVGVTVAAEDPRIRVLVSLAGMVRTEAFYEREFGNVIPDKGFMWDNSEAPLSQKHVDDFCAIGDLFDEVGQVSVPWLLIHGTADDVVLPEDSRDAYDTAEEPKRLIEIKGAEHSFDESSYPQVVSSIADWFEEYLG; this is translated from the coding sequence ATGGATCTTCCTGAATTCCGCAACCGCGTCGGCGAGAAGCTCGACACCGCTTTTCACCCCGGCAACCGCGAGGACGTTCTCGTCCTGCTAGGTCACGGCGTGACGGGAAACAAGGACCGGCCGCTGCTGATCGCGGTCGCTGAAGGACTCGCCGCCCGCGGCTGGCCCTGCCTCCGGATCTCCTGGTCAGGCAACGGAAGCTCGGAAGGGGACTTCCGCCACGCGACCATCACGAAGGAAAGCCGCGACTTGCGGGATATCCTCGAAGCGCTGCCGTCCGGGCTGAAGGTGGCCTACATCGGACACAGCATGGGCGGTGCCGTGGGCGTCACGGTGGCTGCGGAAGACCCGCGCATCCGCGTGCTGGTTTCCTTGGCAGGAATGGTGCGGACCGAGGCCTTCTATGAGCGCGAGTTCGGGAATGTGATCCCCGACAAGGGCTTCATGTGGGACAATTCCGAGGCGCCGCTGTCCCAGAAGCACGTCGATGATTTCTGCGCGATCGGCGACCTTTTCGACGAGGTGGGTCAGGTGAGCGTCCCGTGGCTTCTGATCCACGGCACTGCGGATGATGTGGTGCTGCCGGAAGACAGCCGGGATGCCTATGATACGGCGGAGGAGCCGAAGCGCTTGATCGAGATCAAGGGTGCCGAGCATTCCTTCGACGAGTCCTCGTACCCGCAGGTCGTTTCTTCGATCGCGGACTGGTTCGAGGAGTATTTGGGGTGA
- a CDS encoding histidine triad nucleotide-binding protein, which produces MEKTLFQKICDREIPATIVYEDDLCVSFKDITPEAPVHLLLVPRKPIPRIAAATAEDQALLGHLLLTAPKIAREQGFADDGFRIVINCGKNGGETVPHLHVHILAGRQMTWPPG; this is translated from the coding sequence ATGGAAAAGACCCTGTTCCAGAAAATCTGCGATCGTGAGATCCCGGCAACGATCGTCTATGAAGACGACCTCTGCGTGTCCTTCAAGGACATCACGCCCGAGGCCCCCGTCCACCTGCTGCTCGTGCCCCGCAAGCCGATCCCGCGGATCGCAGCGGCGACTGCCGAGGATCAAGCCTTGCTTGGCCACCTGCTGCTGACCGCGCCGAAGATCGCACGCGAACAGGGCTTTGCCGACGACGGCTTCCGCATCGTCATCAACTGTGGCAAGAATGGCGGCGAAACCGTCCCACACCTGCACGTCCACATCCTCGCCGGGCGGCAGATGACCTGGCCGCCGGGTTAG
- the rimK gene encoding 30S ribosomal protein S6--L-glutamate ligase has translation MKIFVLSRNPSLYSTSALVNAAEARGHEVRVIDYLRCYMNITAHKPKIFIEGEELTADAVIPRIGASHTFYGNAVVRQFEMMGVFTVNDSVAIARSRDKLRSMQLLARKGVGLPITGFAHSTDATSELIKMCGGAPLVIKLLEGTQGVGVVLAETTNAAESVIDAFKGLRADILVQEFIKEAKGADIRCIVVDGKVVAAMKRQAAEGEFRSNLHRGGTAERVKITPEERSVAIRAAKIMGLNFAGVDLLRSNHGPVVMEVNSSPGLEGIEKSSGKPVADMVIDFIEKAAVKRPKPPKPTDK, from the coding sequence ATGAAAATTTTCGTCCTTTCGCGCAACCCGAGCCTCTATAGCACCTCCGCCCTGGTGAATGCCGCCGAAGCGCGCGGACATGAGGTGAGGGTGATCGATTACCTGCGCTGCTACATGAACATCACGGCCCACAAGCCGAAGATCTTCATTGAGGGCGAGGAACTCACCGCCGACGCCGTGATCCCGCGGATCGGGGCGAGCCACACCTTCTACGGCAATGCGGTGGTGCGGCAGTTCGAGATGATGGGCGTCTTCACCGTGAATGACTCGGTGGCGATCGCCCGCTCGCGCGACAAGCTGCGCAGCATGCAACTGCTGGCGCGCAAGGGCGTGGGCCTGCCCATCACCGGCTTCGCTCACTCGACTGATGCCACTTCCGAGCTGATCAAGATGTGCGGCGGTGCCCCGCTGGTCATCAAGCTGCTCGAGGGTACTCAAGGCGTTGGCGTGGTTTTGGCCGAAACGACCAATGCTGCGGAATCGGTGATCGATGCCTTCAAGGGACTGCGCGCTGATATCCTGGTGCAGGAATTCATCAAGGAGGCCAAGGGCGCGGACATCCGTTGCATCGTGGTGGATGGCAAGGTGGTCGCTGCGATGAAGCGTCAGGCCGCCGAGGGGGAATTTCGCTCGAATCTCCACCGCGGCGGCACGGCGGAGAGGGTGAAGATCACGCCGGAGGAGCGTTCGGTGGCGATTCGCGCCGCCAAGATCATGGGCCTGAATTTTGCGGGGGTGGATTTGCTGCGCTCCAACCATGGGCCGGTGGTGATGGAGGTGAACTCTTCGCCAGGCCTGGAGGGGATCGAGAAGTCCTCCGGGAAGCCGGTGGCGGACATGGTGATCGATTTCATCGAGAAGGCGGCGGTGAAGCGTCCGAAGCCGCCGAAGCCGACGGACAAGTAG
- a CDS encoding ATP-dependent zinc protease family protein, translated as MKRKPRSYTAVPQPVDAPSGQLAREMGLPWKQVGMPRLVLGRLEWLMLTEFGAGPMHAKTDTGARTSSLHAEDIEMSEDGTRVRFVTRDHYGRQIACEAPVAGSGRVKSSTGVARKRHYIETDAVLPGGFSWKIRLTLAHRGKMKCPVLLGRRALAGFFLIDPLGHHLMGALRDLESQFPGICRP; from the coding sequence ATGAAACGCAAGCCCCGCAGCTATACCGCCGTGCCGCAGCCGGTCGATGCGCCGTCCGGGCAATTGGCGCGGGAGATGGGGCTGCCGTGGAAGCAGGTCGGGATGCCGCGGCTGGTGCTCGGGCGGCTGGAGTGGCTGATGCTGACGGAATTCGGTGCCGGGCCGATGCATGCGAAGACGGACACCGGGGCGCGGACTTCGTCGCTGCATGCGGAGGATATCGAGATGAGCGAGGACGGGACGCGTGTCCGTTTCGTCACGCGCGACCACTATGGGCGACAGATTGCATGCGAGGCTCCGGTGGCCGGTTCGGGGCGGGTGAAAAGCTCCACCGGGGTGGCGCGAAAGCGTCACTACATCGAGACCGATGCGGTGCTTCCGGGCGGTTTTTCATGGAAGATCCGGCTGACCTTGGCGCATCGCGGCAAGATGAAATGCCCGGTGCTGCTAGGGCGCCGGGCGCTGGCCGGATTTTTTCTCATTGACCCACTGGGTCACCATCTGATGGGTGCGCTCCGCGATCTTGAATCGCAGTTCCCCGGCATCTGCCGCCCATGA
- a CDS encoding NAD(P)-dependent oxidoreductase gives MSKARIGVVGTGRMGANMARRLKDQGYPVTAVFDVFPKLAQDLAAELGCTAPATLAQVTAAADVILTVVTDDAAMHGIFAPEGDSLLTDAGGKTFINCATISPAVHEEVDAACQAVGATALEACMASSITQARQGTLYLMVGGSAETYAKVEPILKDLSSSLRHVGGTGKAAKVKALVNMVMNINTAGLAEGLGLGAALGLDLAMLKEVFSQTGANSRVLETDGDDMIAREHDCFFSAAHACKDSGIANALAAEAGVNTPLSLATEAQYHRMVELGLGELDKSGVAELTFPGRTVH, from the coding sequence ATGTCGAAAGCACGCATCGGAGTCGTCGGAACCGGCCGCATGGGAGCGAATATGGCGCGTCGCCTGAAGGATCAGGGGTATCCGGTCACGGCGGTCTTCGATGTCTTCCCGAAGCTGGCTCAGGACCTCGCCGCCGAACTTGGCTGCACGGCTCCGGCGACGCTCGCCCAGGTGACGGCTGCCGCGGATGTGATCCTCACGGTGGTGACCGATGACGCCGCGATGCATGGGATCTTCGCCCCGGAAGGGGATTCGCTGCTGACCGATGCGGGCGGCAAGACCTTCATCAACTGCGCCACGATCAGCCCGGCGGTGCATGAGGAGGTGGACGCTGCCTGCCAAGCGGTGGGTGCGACCGCGCTGGAAGCCTGCATGGCGTCCTCGATCACGCAGGCACGGCAGGGCACGCTCTATCTGATGGTGGGTGGCTCGGCGGAGACCTACGCCAAGGTGGAACCGATTCTCAAGGATCTGTCATCCTCGCTGCGCCATGTGGGCGGCACCGGCAAGGCGGCGAAGGTGAAGGCACTGGTGAACATGGTGATGAACATCAACACCGCCGGTCTCGCCGAGGGATTGGGCCTCGGGGCCGCGCTCGGGCTCGACCTTGCGATGCTGAAGGAGGTCTTTTCCCAGACCGGGGCGAACTCCCGGGTGCTGGAGACCGATGGGGACGACATGATCGCCCGCGAGCACGATTGCTTCTTCTCCGCTGCCCATGCCTGCAAGGACAGCGGCATCGCCAACGCCCTCGCCGCCGAGGCCGGTGTGAACACGCCGTTGTCGCTCGCCACCGAGGCGCAATACCACCGGATGGTCGAGCTCGGGCTCGGAGAACTCGACAAGTCCGGCGTGGCGGAGTTGACCTTTCCGGGCCGCACGGTTCATTGA
- a CDS encoding glycoside hydrolase family 20 protein, with protein sequence MRKALAALALLSASVTAADLPLIPLPKEMTAGEGSFPVTAETGIRFDAALANEAKLLSSELKTRTGNEPKTVREELRIMLQSEIRIDLDNTLALEPGGYTLEATPKTVVIKGKDADGAWNGTRTLLQLLPLEGDKSIPAVSIKDEPRFGWRGMHLDVGRHFFPVENVKGFIDWLAFHKLNTFHWHLTEDQGWRIEIKKYPKLTEVGAWRDSSPLYGNRNSDDGKRYGGFYTQEQIKEVVAYAKERHITIVPEIDMPGHMAAAIAAYPEFGNSDVPNYAPKVMNRWGVHPYTLAPTEETFRFVDDVLTELCALFPSEYIHIGGDEAPKGQWEQSPRVKELMKKEGLKNGHDVQSYFIKRVEKILDKKGRKLVGWDEIREGGLAPSATVMCWQGDAVKAAVDSVREGHDVVMAPNQRLYFDHYQRPEKSELAKGAEFETIGGFRPVSNVYDYEPVPTGLTPEQQKHVLGVQGQLWTEYMHDWKKVEYMAFPRIAALAEVAWTPEEKKNYGSFRGRLDGIMKFYDAAKVNRGEPYDPPKRETADGSTVTTSLGIYQEHWPEFAFDGKPETFFWANRELKENDHFTVAFKGPKTGKVTVKTGGAASQNGDKLEGGVLEASPDGGTWIEIAEFEDGVANASLPSGTKQLRIRVTKPQKNWLIIEEIQIQP encoded by the coding sequence ATGAGAAAAGCCCTCGCCGCGCTCGCCCTTTTGTCCGCGTCCGTCACTGCCGCGGATCTTCCGTTGATCCCGCTGCCGAAGGAAATGACGGCGGGCGAGGGGAGCTTTCCGGTGACCGCGGAGACCGGGATTCGTTTCGATGCGGCGCTGGCGAACGAGGCCAAGTTGCTCTCCTCCGAGCTGAAGACCCGTACCGGAAACGAGCCGAAGACGGTGCGCGAGGAACTCCGGATCATGCTCCAGTCGGAGATCCGGATCGATCTTGATAATACGCTGGCCCTGGAACCGGGCGGCTACACGCTGGAAGCCACGCCGAAGACGGTGGTGATCAAGGGCAAGGATGCGGACGGGGCTTGGAATGGCACGCGGACCCTGTTGCAACTGCTGCCGTTAGAGGGCGACAAGAGCATCCCGGCCGTCTCGATCAAGGATGAGCCCCGCTTCGGCTGGCGTGGCATGCATCTGGATGTGGGGCGCCACTTCTTCCCGGTGGAAAACGTGAAGGGGTTCATCGACTGGCTCGCTTTCCACAAGTTAAACACCTTCCACTGGCACCTCACCGAGGACCAGGGATGGCGGATCGAGATCAAGAAGTATCCGAAGCTCACCGAAGTCGGCGCTTGGCGCGATTCGTCGCCGCTTTACGGCAACCGCAACTCGGACGACGGCAAGCGCTACGGCGGCTTCTACACGCAGGAGCAGATCAAGGAGGTGGTCGCGTATGCGAAGGAGCGCCACATCACGATCGTGCCGGAGATCGACATGCCCGGTCACATGGCGGCGGCGATCGCGGCGTATCCGGAATTCGGCAATTCGGACGTTCCCAATTACGCGCCGAAGGTGATGAACCGCTGGGGCGTCCACCCTTACACGCTGGCGCCGACCGAGGAGACCTTCCGATTCGTCGATGACGTGCTCACCGAGTTGTGTGCGCTCTTCCCGTCTGAATACATCCACATCGGTGGCGATGAAGCGCCGAAAGGCCAGTGGGAGCAGTCGCCCCGGGTGAAGGAGCTGATGAAGAAGGAGGGCCTGAAGAATGGCCACGATGTGCAGAGCTACTTCATCAAGCGCGTGGAGAAGATCCTGGATAAGAAGGGCCGCAAGCTGGTCGGTTGGGATGAGATCCGCGAAGGCGGCCTGGCTCCGAGCGCCACGGTGATGTGTTGGCAAGGCGACGCCGTGAAGGCGGCGGTGGACTCGGTTCGCGAAGGTCACGATGTGGTGATGGCTCCGAACCAGCGGCTTTATTTCGACCACTACCAGCGTCCGGAGAAGTCGGAGCTGGCGAAGGGAGCGGAGTTCGAAACCATCGGTGGCTTCCGTCCCGTCAGCAACGTCTATGACTATGAGCCGGTGCCTACGGGTCTCACGCCGGAGCAGCAGAAGCACGTGCTAGGAGTGCAGGGCCAGCTGTGGACTGAGTACATGCACGACTGGAAGAAGGTCGAATACATGGCTTTCCCGCGCATCGCCGCGCTGGCCGAGGTCGCGTGGACACCCGAGGAGAAAAAGAATTACGGGAGCTTCCGTGGCCGGCTCGATGGGATCATGAAGTTCTACGACGCTGCGAAAGTGAACCGCGGCGAGCCCTACGATCCGCCGAAGCGCGAGACCGCCGACGGCTCCACCGTCACCACCTCGCTCGGGATCTATCAGGAGCACTGGCCGGAGTTCGCCTTCGACGGCAAGCCGGAGACCTTCTTCTGGGCAAACCGCGAGCTGAAGGAAAACGACCATTTCACGGTCGCATTCAAGGGACCGAAGACCGGCAAGGTCACGGTGAAGACCGGCGGCGCGGCCAGCCAGAATGGCGACAAGCTGGAAGGCGGCGTGCTCGAAGCCTCGCCAGACGGCGGGACGTGGATCGAAATCGCCGAGTTTGAGGATGGCGTTGCCAATGCCTCGCTCCCGTCGGGGACCAAGCAACTCCGCATCCGTGTGACCAAGCCGCAGAAGAACTGGCTGATCATCGAGGAGATCCAAATTCAGCCGTAA